The genomic DNA CCTCGGCGATCATGAGGATCCCGGGGTGCAGCCGGTAGGCCGTGGCGTTGACCTCCTGGAGGAAGCGGATCGCCTCCAGGTTCTCGCGTCCGCCGTGGATGTTCGGCTCCCACTCACCCTCGCGACGCGAGTAGTCGAGGTAGAGCATCGAGGCGACGGCGTCGACGCGCAGACCGTCGACGTGGAACTCCTCGAGCCAGTACAGCGCGTTCGCGACGAGGAAGCCGCGGACCTCGGGACGACCGTAGTCGAAGATGAGCGTGCCCCAGTCCTGGTGCTCTCCGCGCCGGGGGTCGGGGTGCTCGTACAGGGGCTGACCGTCGAAGCGGGCCAGCGCGAAGTCGTCCTTGGGGAAGTGTCCCGGCACCCAATCCATGATCACGCCGATGCCGGCCTGGTGCAGGCGGTCGATGAGGTAGCGCAGGTCGTCGGGGGAGCCGTACCGGCTCGTCGGCGCGTAGTAGCCGCTGACCTGGTATCCCCAGGATCCGCCGAACGGATGCTCGGCGAGCGGCATGAACTCGACGTGAGTGAACCCCGTCTCCTGTACGTGCGCGATCAGTGGATCCGCCATGTCGCGGTAGCCCAGGCCGCCCCGCCAGGAGCCGACGTGCACCTCGTACACCGCCAGCGGCTGCGCGACGGCATGCGTGGCGGCACGACGGGTCATCCACGCGCCGTCCTCCCAGACGTAGGACGACGCCGTCACGACGGAGGCGGTCTCCGGCGGCACCTGCGCCGCCAACGCCATCGGGTCGGCCTTGAGGATCCAGCTGCCGCTCCGCGTCCGGATCTCGAACTTGTAGCGGGTGCCGACGGGGAGGTCGGGGATGAAGAGCTCCCAGACGCCGCTCGCGCCGAGCGAGCGCATGGCGTGACTCTCACCGTTCCAGCCGTTGTGATCGCCCACCACACGGACGGCCGTGGCATCGGGCGCCCAGACGGCGAAGGACACGCCCTGCTCGTCGCCCTGCGTGCGGGGATGGGCTCCCAGCGCTTCCCACAGCCGCTCGTGCCGGCCTTCGGCGATCAGATGAAGGTCCAGGTCGCCGAGGGTCGGCGCGTGACGGTACGGGTCGCCCGCGACGCTCTCCTCCTCGCCGCGGTAGCGCGTCGCGAGGCGGTAGGGGAGCGGCGGTCCCGGATGCGTGCCCTCCCACACCCCGTGCGCGACGTGGGTGAGCGTCAGGCGGCTGCCGTCGTCGAAGACGGCCTCCACCGTCTCGGCGAGCGGACGGCGAGCCCGGATCACGGTGACAGTGCGATCCGCCGCATCCTTCGCGGGGTGGGCGCCGAGCACGGCGTGCGGCGCGTGGTGCCGCCCTTCCGCCACGGCCTCCCAGTCGGCGTTCGCGGTGTCGTCGATGCCGCTCATGCGCGCTCCCTCACCTTCAGGATGTGGACCGGCTCGGCAAAGGCGTCGAGCCGGACGTAGTTGTGATCGGTCCAGGTCCAGACGCTGCCCGTGAGCAGGTCCTCCACCTCGTAGCTCTCACCCAGGGGGACGCCCCAGCGTGTGGTGTCGAGATGGACGGTGGTCTCGCGCACCGAGTGCGGGTCGACGTTCGCGACGACGATGAGCGTGTCCGGCCGCCCGGTTCCGGTGAAGGCGGCGTCGAGATGCTTGCTGAACACGAGGATGGCGTCATCGTCGCTCCAGTGCATCTCGAGGTTGCGCAGCTGCCGCAGGGCCGGATGCGCCGCGCGGATCTCGTTCAGCCGCCGCAGGAGCGGAGCCAGCGATTCCCCGCGTTCCTCGGCCCCCGCCCAGTCGCGGAACTTGTACTCGTACTTCTCGTTGTCGATGTTCTCCTCGGAACCCGGGCGGGCCACGTTCTCGATGAGTTCGTATCCCGCATACACGCCGTACACGGGGCCCGCGGTGGCAGCGATGCAGGCGCGGATCCGGTAGGCCGCGCGTCCGCCGAACTGGAGGTATTCGGTGAGGATGTCGTGCGTGTTGACGAAGAGGTTCGGGCGCATGTAGTCGGCCGTCTCGTGGGAGATCGTCGTGAGGAACTCCTCCAGCTCCGCTTTGGTGTTGCGCCACGTGAAGTAGCTGTAGCTCTGTTGGAAGCCCACCGCGGCGAGCGCGCGCATCACCGCCGGTCGGGTGAACGCCTCGGCCAGGAAGATCACGTCGGGATCCGTCTCGTTCACCGTCGCGATCAGCCACTCCCAGAACTGCAGCGGCTTGGTGTGCGGGTTGTCCACGCGGAAGATCCGAACCCCCTCCGCCACCCAGTGCCGGACGATCCGGAGCATCTCGGCGGCGATCCCCTCCGGGTCGTTGTCGAAGTTCAGCGGGTAGATGTCCTGGTACTTCTTCGGCGGGTTCTCGGCGTACGCGATCGTGCCGTCGGGGAGGGTGGTGAACCACTCCGGGTGGTCGCGCACCCAGGGGTGGTCGGGAGAGGCCTGCAGCGCGAGGTCGAGGGCGACCTCCAGTCCCTCCTTCCGCGCGGCCCGCACGAAGGCGCGGAAGTCCTGCGGGGTGCCGAGGTCAGGGTGGATCGCATCGTGCCCGCCCTCCGCCGCTCCGATGGCGTACGGCGAGCCCGGGTCCCCGGCCTCGGCGACGAGGGTGTTGTTGCGACCCTTGCGGTTGGTCGTGCCGATGGGATGCACGGGGACGAGGTAGATCACGTCGAAGCCCATCCTGGCGACCTCGGGCAGGCGCTTCGCTGCAGTACGGAACGTGCCGCTGCGGACCGTTCCGTCCTTGAGGCGGCGGGCTCCCTCCGACCGCGGGAAGAACTCGTACCAGGCGCCGACTCCGGCGCGGGTGCGCTCCACGCGGAGGAGCTGCTCCGCGGAGGCGGAACGGAGCGTCGTGACGGGGCGATCGCGGAAGATCGCCGCGAGGTCGGGGTCCACGGCACGTTCGGCGGCGACGACGGGGTCGCCGGCCCGGAGTTCCTCCGCCCAGGTCCTGAGGCGCGTGCGCTGCGCTGCGGGGCGGTCCTTCTCGGCAGCCGCCCGTCGCAGGAGCTCGGCTCCGAGGGCGGCCATCACGGGGGCGTCCACCCCGGCGG from Microbacterium paraoxydans includes the following:
- the glgB gene encoding 1,4-alpha-glucan branching protein GlgB, yielding MSGIDDTANADWEAVAEGRHHAPHAVLGAHPAKDAADRTVTVIRARRPLAETVEAVFDDGSRLTLTHVAHGVWEGTHPGPPLPYRLATRYRGEEESVAGDPYRHAPTLGDLDLHLIAEGRHERLWEALGAHPRTQGDEQGVSFAVWAPDATAVRVVGDHNGWNGESHAMRSLGASGVWELFIPDLPVGTRYKFEIRTRSGSWILKADPMALAAQVPPETASVVTASSYVWEDGAWMTRRAATHAVAQPLAVYEVHVGSWRGGLGYRDMADPLIAHVQETGFTHVEFMPLAEHPFGGSWGYQVSGYYAPTSRYGSPDDLRYLIDRLHQAGIGVIMDWVPGHFPKDDFALARFDGQPLYEHPDPRRGEHQDWGTLIFDYGRPEVRGFLVANALYWLEEFHVDGLRVDAVASMLYLDYSRREGEWEPNIHGGRENLEAIRFLQEVNATAYRLHPGILMIAEESTSFPGVTAPTDHAGLGFGFKWNMGWMNDSLQYIGRDPMYRAHHEGEMTFSFVYAFGENYVLPISHDEVVHGKGSLLSKMPGDHWHKLANVRAYLAYMWGHPGKKLLFMGQEFGQLAEWSEGRELDWWLRDQPSHAQLQDFVAAMNGVYRAQAPLWERDSDGSGFTRLGAPSWDPSVIAFERRDAHGGRLVVVSNFAGVERTGYRLGLPRPGVWQEILNSDADVYGGRGSGNLGMVVAESGDGGTATASITLPALSTLWLRYQPEPHVPTVNNG
- a CDS encoding alpha-1,4-glucan--maltose-1-phosphate maltosyltransferase, whose translation is MTARAGTRPTALRSPVQIPTRAVDADQPGTLRTTRIPLLDGTPVVPGGFPAKAFAGEVVPFRVVAFREGHDLIGVHVRLTSPAGEESLHRLTALADGTDRWEAEIALDAEGLWRYRFEAFSDDFATWAHAAHVKIAAGVDAPVMAALGAELLRRAAAEKDRPAAQRTRLRTWAEELRAGDPVVAAERAVDPDLAAIFRDRPVTTLRSASAEQLLRVERTRAGVGAWYEFFPRSEGARRLKDGTVRSGTFRTAAKRLPEVARMGFDVIYLVPVHPIGTTNRKGRNNTLVAEAGDPGSPYAIGAAEGGHDAIHPDLGTPQDFRAFVRAARKEGLEVALDLALQASPDHPWVRDHPEWFTTLPDGTIAYAENPPKKYQDIYPLNFDNDPEGIAAEMLRIVRHWVAEGVRIFRVDNPHTKPLQFWEWLIATVNETDPDVIFLAEAFTRPAVMRALAAVGFQQSYSYFTWRNTKAELEEFLTTISHETADYMRPNLFVNTHDILTEYLQFGGRAAYRIRACIAATAGPVYGVYAGYELIENVARPGSEENIDNEKYEYKFRDWAGAEERGESLAPLLRRLNEIRAAHPALRQLRNLEMHWSDDDAILVFSKHLDAAFTGTGRPDTLIVVANVDPHSVRETTVHLDTTRWGVPLGESYEVEDLLTGSVWTWTDHNYVRLDAFAEPVHILKVRERA